One segment of Mugil cephalus isolate CIBA_MC_2020 chromosome 14, CIBA_Mcephalus_1.1, whole genome shotgun sequence DNA contains the following:
- the styk1a gene encoding tyrosine-protein kinase STYK1 yields MTSNSTNDDLCAANDTLCIVREYEQAVIIVPTLLLLAFVVTLLPMCVLRYCAERRRRKAAQRYQGTSHRHTNGHSHEHNQRHNHENGHRHTHEHNQRHSHRHNLQGIDAPPGIDPLAHEELPMTVQQARPNMRPTPAAQTQHGGFSQVAALTPSFFVPQNNTVGLYRARMDNKDVILRVLKESANSEEKQHFLGFASFVSELGPHPFIPTLLGAVSLQPPLIMVVEELHHRDLLGFLWRCRQDNVSSENPCDMTEKRIFTMAGQVASALEYLHAQRCIHGNVGARSVLVGADMTAKLWGLGPSYRRRTQAGSPGEVDDMELRKWQAPEMLAGRPISQRSDIWSFGILLYEMVTLGDPPFAQLMATELLQYLQRGKYLKRPVTCSNSLYSIIRSCTNWNPQQRVSMSELIRKLQAGERSANGTTVLRVTEPLVFEKYLREAGYGEAYNYAVL; encoded by the exons ATGACATCCAACTCCACCAACGATGACCTGTGTGCGGCCAACGACACGCTGTGTA TTGTACGTGAGTATGAGCAGGCGGTGATCATCGTGCCCACGCTGCTCCTCCTGGCCTTCGTCGTCACTTTGCTGCCCATGTGTGTGCTGAGGTACTGCGCCGAACGGAGGCGAAGAAAAGCCGCGCAACGTTACCAGGGCACATCGCACCGACACACAAACGGGCACAGCCACGAACACAACCAGAGGCACAACCATGAGAAcggccacagacacacacacgaacacaacCAGAGGCACAGCCACAGGCACAACCTGCAGGGCATCGACG CGCCCCCTGGGATCGACCCCCTGGCGCACGAGGAGCTGCCCATGACGGTTCAGCAGGCGCGGCCCAACATGAGGCCGACGCCGGCCGCGCAGACGCAACACGGAGGCTTCAGCCAAGTGGCTGCGCTGACGCCGTCTTTCTTCGTGCCGCAGAACAACACGGTCGGCCTGTACAGAGCCCGCATGGACAACAAGGACGTCATCCTCAGGGTGCTGAAAG AATCAGCGAACAGTGAAGAGAAACAGCACTTTTTGGGTTTCGCCTCCTTCGTGTCGGAGCTCGGGCCTCATCCCTTCATACCGACGCTGCTCGGGGCCGTTTCTCTGCAGCCGCCGTTGATCATGGTGGTGGAAGAGCTGCACCACAGAGACCTGCTGGGGTTCCTGTGGAGATGCAGACAG GACAACGTGAGTTCAGAGAATCCGTGTGACATGACTGAGAAGAGGATCTTCACCATGGCCGGACAAGTGGCCTCAGCTCTG GAGTACCTGCACGCTCAGAGGTGCATCCATGGCAACGTGGGAGCCCGCAGCGTTTTGGTCGGGGCGGACATGACGGCGAAGCTGTGGGGACTGGGTCCGTCCTATCGCAGGAGGACGCAGGCCGGGTCACCGGGGGAAGTGGACGACATGGAGCTGAGGAAGTGGCAGGCACCTGAAATGCTGGCGGGGAGACCCATCAGCCAGAGGAGCGACAT ATGGTCTTTTGGTATCCTGCTCTATGAAATGGTCACATTAG GTGACCCACCGTTCGCTCAGCTCATGGCGACTGAACTCTTGCAGTATCTCCAAAGAGGAAAATACCTCAAACGGCCGGTGACCTGCTCCAACTCACT gTACTCTATTATCAGGTCGTGCACCAACTGGAACCCTCAACAACGTGTCTCCATGTCGGAGCTGATCAGGAAGCTTCAGGCGGGAGAACGTTCAGCCAACGGGACGACGGTTCTCAGAGTAACTGAACCGCTCGTCTTTGAGAAATACCTGCGGGAGGCGGGTTATGGAGAGGCCTACAACTACGCtgtgctctga